A portion of the Bombus terrestris chromosome 3, iyBomTerr1.2, whole genome shotgun sequence genome contains these proteins:
- the LOC100646405 gene encoding meiotic nuclear division protein 1 homolog codes for MSKRKGVSFEEKRIRLLQLFYERKEFFTLKELEKIAAKEKGIVAQAVKDVLQTLVDDGLVRSEKIGTSVYFWIFPGENITRIEERISEASKNIVEAEFKLKKLKDACEKEKIGKEDTEERQILLRELEELKAKENQLNEQIAKFSDADPEVIAKLGEKVQKYKEVTNTWTDNIFAIQGWCKNKFDISVECLNKQFNIPDDLDYKE; via the exons ATGTCTAAACGAAAAGGAGTTTCTTTTGAAGAAAAACGTATAAGACTGCTTCAACTGttttatgaaagaaaagaattttttactttaaaagaattagaaaaaatCGCAGCTAAAGAAAAAGGGATTGTTGCACAGGCAGTAAAAGATGTACTTCAGACACTAGTAGATGATGGATTAGTAAGATCAGAAAAGATTGGTACTTCTGTATATTTTTGGATTTTTCCAGG AGAAAATATTACTAGGATAGAAGAAAGAATCTCTGAAGCATCAAAAAACATAGTAGAGGCAGAATTTAAACTTAAAAAACTGAAAGATGCTTGTGAAAAAGAAAAG ATAGGAAAAGAAGATACAGAGGAAAGACAAATTTTATTACGTGAATTAGAAGAATTAAAAGCCAAGGAGAATCAATTAAATGAACAAATTGCTAAATTCAGTGATGCTGATCCAGAAGTTATAGCTAAACTTGGAGAAAAAGTACAG aaatataaagaagTTACAAATACATGGACAGATAACATTTTTGCTATTCAAGGTTGGTGTAAAAACAAATTTGACATATCTGTAGAATGTCTCAATAAACAATTCAATATTCCTGATGACTTAGATTACAAAGAATAA